In one Paraburkholderia azotifigens genomic region, the following are encoded:
- a CDS encoding trimeric intracellular cation channel family protein: protein MNSHAAYFALDLIGTFAFAISGAVAARQRRLDLFGILSIAFMVACGGGVLRDVCIGAIPPAGLSNWRYLAASMLASAVAIFAYAPVRRLRQPVLFFDAIGLGLFSVAGAQKALSFGHSAELAVLLGIVTAVGGGVMRDVVLSRLPAILDREIYATAALAGAGAQVLFSYAHWTQWWTPWVATLLCVALRLTSLRFGWRLPAFRGQRTSELPGDEQHDRGARNP from the coding sequence GTGAATTCGCACGCGGCCTACTTCGCCCTCGATCTGATTGGGACGTTCGCATTCGCCATCAGCGGAGCCGTCGCTGCCCGCCAAAGGCGGCTCGACCTGTTCGGCATCTTGTCCATCGCCTTCATGGTGGCGTGCGGCGGCGGAGTCTTGCGCGACGTCTGCATTGGCGCGATCCCGCCAGCAGGGCTTTCGAACTGGCGATATCTTGCGGCTTCGATGCTCGCGTCCGCGGTCGCGATCTTCGCGTATGCCCCCGTACGCCGTCTGCGGCAACCGGTCCTTTTCTTCGATGCAATCGGACTCGGCCTGTTCTCTGTAGCCGGTGCACAAAAGGCGCTGAGCTTTGGGCATAGTGCGGAGCTCGCTGTATTGCTGGGTATCGTGACTGCCGTAGGCGGCGGTGTCATGCGCGACGTCGTGCTTTCGCGTCTGCCGGCCATCCTGGACCGCGAGATCTATGCCACGGCTGCCCTCGCCGGTGCGGGCGCGCAAGTTCTTTTCTCTTACGCGCACTGGACGCAGTGGTGGACGCCATGGGTCGCGACACTCCTATGCGTCGCCCTACGGCTCACTTCACTTCGGTTCGGCTGGCGCCTGCCCGCGTTTCGTGGGCAGCGCACCAGCGAGCTGCCCGGCGACGAACAGCACGATAGAGGCGCGCGGAATCCGTAA
- a CDS encoding methyl-accepting chemotaxis protein, which produces MRNLVFTIRVKLMLAFGAWVALMLVVGLMAIVAQGRLDANTASSSRSSLTGLIAVASMGCAVAIYCGLHLNRVVCGGLNRMGRKFEDIATTLDLSKRSSSPRMDEFGRAAVAFDKLMRRIEETMSAVHLSSDSVATSTREIAAGNLDLSARTEEQAASLEETASSMTQLTETVKQNADNARQANVLATNATDIAGAGSNVVHAMVATIENIHGSSNKISEITGVIEGIAFQTNILALNAAVEAARAGEQGRGFAVVASEVRSLAQRSASAAKEIKDLIASAVAAIRDGSQQAIGVSTAMDEIKNAINRVSQIVGEIAGASEEQSRGIEQVNQAVNQMDQVTQQNAALVEQAAAAAQSLEDQAAKLKTAVSSFKLADTSGFAAAIDT; this is translated from the coding sequence GTGCGGAATCTTGTCTTCACGATCAGGGTCAAGTTAATGCTAGCGTTCGGCGCCTGGGTAGCACTGATGCTGGTCGTCGGACTGATGGCAATAGTCGCACAAGGGCGCCTCGACGCGAATACGGCATCGTCATCCCGGTCCTCGTTGACGGGTTTGATCGCGGTGGCGTCAATGGGATGCGCCGTCGCGATCTATTGTGGCCTCCATCTGAACCGTGTGGTATGTGGTGGGCTGAACCGCATGGGCAGAAAGTTTGAGGACATTGCGACAACCCTTGATTTGTCAAAGCGGTCTTCGAGTCCGCGCATGGACGAGTTCGGCCGGGCAGCCGTCGCGTTCGATAAGCTGATGCGTCGCATAGAAGAGACCATGTCGGCCGTGCATTTATCGTCTGATTCCGTTGCCACCTCTACGCGCGAAATCGCTGCTGGAAACCTTGACCTTTCTGCACGCACAGAAGAACAGGCAGCGTCGCTGGAGGAGACAGCATCCAGCATGACGCAACTGACCGAGACGGTGAAGCAGAACGCTGACAATGCGCGTCAGGCGAATGTACTTGCCACGAATGCAACGGACATCGCTGGTGCAGGCAGCAATGTCGTTCATGCCATGGTTGCCACCATCGAGAATATCCACGGTAGCTCGAACAAGATTTCCGAAATCACGGGCGTAATTGAAGGGATAGCTTTCCAGACAAATATTCTCGCGCTCAATGCCGCTGTAGAAGCGGCACGGGCTGGCGAACAGGGAAGAGGCTTCGCGGTGGTGGCCAGTGAGGTTCGTAGTCTGGCTCAACGATCTGCGTCTGCGGCAAAGGAGATCAAGGACCTGATTGCCTCAGCTGTAGCAGCGATTCGGGATGGGTCGCAACAGGCCATCGGAGTTAGCACTGCGATGGACGAGATTAAGAATGCTATCAACCGCGTTTCCCAGATTGTCGGTGAAATCGCTGGTGCGTCGGAAGAGCAAAGCCGTGGCATCGAACAGGTCAACCAGGCGGTCAATCAGATGGACCAGGTGACCCAGCAGAATGCGGCGCTGGTCGAGCAGGCGGCAGCAGCAGCTCAGTCGCTCGAGGACCAGGCGGCTAAATTAAAAACTGCTGTTTCGTCATTCAAGCTTGCTGATACAAGCGGCTTCGCAGCAGCAATCGACACATAG
- a CDS encoding M20 family metallopeptidase has product MPALVETTTDAIESLLPELEAIYKDLHEHPELSMQEVRTARIAADYVEKLGYDVTRDVGGTGVVAVLRNGDGPTVMLRADMDALPMAEATGLPYASTVRAKDEEGIEVGVAHSCGHDMHVTWLMGVTHLMAAHRDAWRGTLMAVFQPGEEVARGARSMIEDGMAERFPKPDVILGQHVMVGAAGTVGHRSGTILSAGDSLKVKLFGRGSHGSQPQTSIDPVIMAASTTLRLQTIVSREISPRDSAVLTIGALQAGTKENIIPDDATLKLNMRTFDEDVREYMLGAIRRICCAECVASNAPREPEFTTLSSYPLTINDAEASERVRAAFEAHFGERAYETPPAAASEDFSVFGREWGVPYAFWFIGGTDPDMYRTALKEKKLNEIPSNHSPRFAPVLDPTLRTGLEAMLCAAGAWFDARDPSA; this is encoded by the coding sequence ATGCCTGCATTGGTGGAAACGACCACGGACGCCATCGAAAGCCTCTTGCCTGAGCTCGAAGCGATCTACAAGGACCTGCACGAGCATCCCGAACTGTCGATGCAGGAGGTGCGCACCGCGCGCATTGCAGCGGACTATGTTGAAAAGCTCGGCTATGACGTTACGCGCGATGTGGGTGGGACCGGCGTCGTGGCAGTGTTACGCAACGGCGACGGTCCGACTGTGATGTTGCGCGCCGACATGGACGCGCTTCCGATGGCGGAAGCGACGGGATTGCCGTATGCAAGCACGGTGAGAGCGAAGGACGAAGAAGGCATCGAAGTGGGCGTCGCGCACTCGTGCGGCCACGACATGCACGTGACCTGGCTCATGGGTGTGACGCACCTGATGGCTGCGCATCGGGACGCCTGGCGCGGGACGCTGATGGCGGTCTTTCAGCCAGGCGAGGAAGTGGCGCGCGGCGCCCGCAGCATGATCGAGGACGGCATGGCTGAACGCTTCCCGAAGCCTGACGTTATCCTCGGCCAGCACGTCATGGTTGGCGCGGCGGGCACGGTCGGCCATCGGAGCGGCACGATCCTATCGGCAGGCGACAGTCTGAAGGTGAAGCTGTTCGGACGCGGCTCGCACGGATCGCAGCCGCAAACGTCGATCGATCCGGTCATTATGGCGGCTTCGACAACGCTGCGTCTGCAGACAATCGTATCGCGGGAAATCTCGCCGCGCGATAGTGCCGTGCTAACCATTGGCGCGCTGCAGGCGGGAACAAAAGAGAACATCATCCCCGACGATGCGACGCTCAAGCTCAACATGCGCACGTTCGACGAAGACGTGCGGGAGTACATGTTAGGCGCGATCCGTCGCATCTGCTGCGCGGAATGCGTTGCCTCCAACGCACCGCGCGAGCCAGAATTCACGACGCTCTCGAGCTACCCGCTGACGATCAACGACGCAGAGGCGAGTGAGCGCGTGCGCGCAGCGTTTGAAGCGCACTTTGGCGAGCGCGCCTACGAAACGCCCCCGGCAGCGGCGAGCGAGGACTTCAGCGTGTTCGGACGAGAATGGGGCGTGCCGTATGCGTTCTGGTTCATCGGCGGGACTGATCCGGATATGTACAGAACGGCGTTGAAAGAGAAGAAGCTCAACGAGATTCCCAGCAACCATTCGCCCAGGTTTGCGCCGGTGCTCGACCCCACGCTGCGTACAGGTCTCGAGGCGATGCTATGCGCGGCTGGGGCCTGGTTCGACGCGCGAGATCCCTCGGCGTGA
- a CDS encoding MFS transporter, with protein sequence MSHPLDIASTINREPLRAFQWAVFLLCFATTLFDGFDTQAIAYTGPAIVAAFGLKAGDLAPILIAGTLGMTIGAMTLGLVGDRIGRRPALLGGVLLFSVASLLTAFATGTGQILVLRFIAGLGMGGCTPVLLALAAEYGPARHRGAIMTGVLLGLPAGAMLGGLLAARMMPVIGWQGVFVVGGAAPLALLVVLYLALPESLQYLVSKQRITSTKQVHAILRRLLSAEPPSNVSFQIHETTTRASVGALFREGNARNTIAIWAVYFFNWIAWFMFLSWLPTVLKASGLSVEQAPMGTVVVNAVFILCAIPLSILLPRISPRRILIVLLTFGIAIAIGLANSGTAWNLVFVLAGAAGLGIGGQQIVLNYLVVGAYPTSLRATATGWAIGMGRVGAILGSAIGGTFLGIGGPNGFYLTLAVPLLAALLAVVVIRTNQQAIDPNLAVAH encoded by the coding sequence ATGAGCCATCCTCTTGACATTGCTTCGACGATCAACCGTGAGCCACTGCGGGCGTTTCAGTGGGCGGTCTTTCTGCTGTGTTTTGCAACGACGCTATTCGACGGTTTCGATACCCAGGCCATCGCATATACGGGTCCGGCGATCGTCGCGGCGTTTGGCCTCAAGGCCGGGGACCTGGCGCCCATCCTGATCGCCGGAACGCTCGGCATGACGATTGGCGCGATGACGCTCGGGCTGGTCGGCGACCGGATCGGACGGCGGCCCGCATTGCTCGGCGGAGTACTGCTGTTCAGCGTGGCATCGTTGCTGACGGCATTTGCAACGGGCACCGGACAGATTCTCGTATTGCGTTTCATTGCGGGACTTGGCATGGGCGGCTGTACGCCGGTTCTGCTCGCGCTCGCGGCAGAGTATGGCCCAGCGCGGCATCGAGGCGCGATCATGACGGGTGTATTGCTCGGCCTGCCAGCCGGCGCGATGCTAGGCGGCCTGCTGGCCGCGCGCATGATGCCTGTCATTGGCTGGCAAGGCGTGTTCGTCGTTGGCGGAGCGGCGCCGCTTGCGTTGCTCGTCGTTCTTTACCTAGCATTGCCTGAATCGTTGCAATATCTGGTCAGCAAACAGCGCATCACCAGCACAAAGCAGGTGCACGCGATCCTGCGCAGACTGTTGAGCGCCGAGCCGCCCTCCAATGTGAGTTTCCAGATCCACGAGACGACAACGCGGGCGAGTGTCGGCGCGCTCTTTCGTGAGGGCAACGCGCGAAACACTATCGCAATCTGGGCGGTGTACTTCTTTAACTGGATCGCGTGGTTCATGTTTCTCTCGTGGCTGCCGACGGTTCTCAAGGCGTCCGGCCTTTCTGTTGAGCAGGCGCCAATGGGCACGGTCGTCGTCAACGCAGTATTCATTCTTTGTGCGATTCCGCTTTCGATTCTGCTTCCCAGGATCAGCCCACGCCGCATTCTGATCGTACTGCTCACCTTCGGTATCGCGATCGCAATCGGCCTCGCGAACTCTGGCACAGCGTGGAACCTCGTATTCGTGCTGGCGGGCGCCGCTGGTCTCGGCATCGGAGGACAGCAGATCGTGCTGAACTATCTGGTCGTGGGCGCATATCCTACGTCGCTGCGCGCGACGGCAACCGGTTGGGCAATTGGCATGGGACGCGTGGGCGCAATCCTGGGGTCGGCAATCGGCGGTACATTCCTTGGCATAGGGGGGCCGAACGGCTTCTATCTGACGCTTGCGGTGCCGCTGTTAGCGGCATTGCTGGCTGTCGTGGTTATCCGTACAAATCAGCAGGCTATCGATCCGAATCTGGCCGTGGCTCATTAA
- a CDS encoding BON domain-containing protein gives MNVIRTLKLAGAAMIVVASVNAWAQGSESAAASTATQGTSKSAVRKANRALSKKVAQALSKGGIDTKGINVLAKGGAVTLAGTVDDPTQIEKAGSIAKGVSGVTSVKNALSIHEGGQ, from the coding sequence ATGAACGTAATCAGAACACTCAAGCTGGCTGGTGCTGCAATGATTGTGGTCGCTTCTGTCAATGCGTGGGCGCAGGGAAGCGAATCGGCCGCTGCCTCGACGGCAACGCAAGGGACGTCGAAGTCTGCCGTCAGGAAGGCGAATCGGGCATTAAGCAAAAAAGTGGCTCAGGCGCTTTCGAAGGGCGGTATCGATACTAAAGGCATTAATGTACTCGCCAAAGGCGGCGCCGTGACGCTCGCCGGAACCGTCGACGATCCGACGCAGATCGAGAAGGCGGGCTCAATAGCGAAGGGCGTTTCTGGCGTTACGTCTGTGAAGAACGCCCTGTCAATTCACGAAGGTGGACAGTAG